A single genomic interval of Brevibacillus brevis harbors:
- the rnz gene encoding ribonuclease Z — MIVTFLGTGSGAPTTRRNVSGIGLRFLQAGKWWLFDCGEGTQHQLLRAPMKISQLDKIFITHLHGDHLYGLIGLLASRSLRNTEPTPLELYGPQGLDRYFRGIMEASPVHLQYPLEIKIVSEGVIYEDEEIVVSCRMAKHRVPSFAYAVMEKEKTGAFQVELAKQAGVPSGPLFGALKRGEQVTLEDGRVLDGKDFVGEPQPGRKIVFSGDTEPSQAVVELAKGADLLVHEATYAHHDKELATRSGHSTAREAAQIAKDAGVKELCLTHFSPRYEDEDGDFSMEDLLAEAQQIFPATQLADDLGSISVKRERNDGRKP, encoded by the coding sequence GTGATCGTTACATTTTTAGGCACCGGATCAGGTGCACCCACTACGCGAAGAAACGTGAGCGGGATTGGCTTGCGATTTTTACAGGCAGGCAAGTGGTGGTTGTTTGACTGCGGAGAGGGGACTCAACACCAGCTACTGCGAGCACCGATGAAAATTAGTCAATTGGATAAAATCTTTATCACCCATCTGCATGGGGATCATCTGTATGGACTGATCGGACTGCTTGCGAGTCGGTCTTTGCGCAATACCGAACCGACTCCGTTAGAGCTGTACGGACCACAAGGGCTCGACCGATATTTTCGCGGTATCATGGAGGCAAGTCCGGTTCATTTACAATATCCTTTGGAAATAAAAATCGTCAGTGAGGGAGTAATCTACGAGGACGAAGAGATCGTGGTGAGCTGTCGAATGGCGAAGCATCGCGTGCCTTCATTTGCTTATGCCGTGATGGAAAAGGAAAAGACAGGAGCATTTCAAGTAGAACTGGCAAAGCAAGCCGGGGTGCCGTCAGGGCCGTTATTTGGAGCTTTGAAGAGAGGAGAGCAGGTCACACTTGAGGATGGTCGAGTGTTGGACGGCAAGGACTTCGTTGGAGAGCCGCAGCCAGGACGCAAAATTGTCTTCAGTGGAGATACGGAGCCGAGCCAAGCGGTTGTGGAACTGGCAAAAGGGGCAGATTTGCTCGTTCACGAAGCGACCTACGCCCATCATGACAAGGAGCTGGCTACCAGAAGCGGACATTCCACAGCACGCGAGGCGGCTCAAATTGCGAAAGACGCGGGCGTGAAAGAACTGTGTCTGACTCACTTTAGTCCACGTTATGAAGATGAGGACGGAGATTTTTCGATGGAGGATTTGTTGGCAGAAGCTCAGCAAATTTTTCCGGCGACCCAATTGGCTGATGATCTTGGCAGCATTTCTGTAAAGCGAGAGAGAAACGATGGGAGAAAGCCATAA
- a CDS encoding YczE/YyaS/YitT family protein, which translates to MSGRGFNRSIAVRYMMFVLGLFVGAFGTVLAIKANLGVAPWETFHIGLQKTFGLTIGLWSQIVGVVVIFATYLVAKIKPNFGMFLNMICFGVFLDLILWLDFIPEVQSIWARLLMFLTGVVVLAVGIGMYLSPSLGAGPRDSFMLAMNERLGWSIQRVRLIIEVTVLLAGAALGGPVSIGTILIALLTGPMIQRTIPFWRQVMRKQYGLPDPVERQAS; encoded by the coding sequence GTGTCTGGCAGAGGGTTCAACAGGTCGATCGCAGTTCGCTACATGATGTTTGTACTGGGCTTGTTCGTTGGTGCATTCGGTACGGTACTGGCTATTAAAGCAAACCTTGGCGTAGCACCTTGGGAAACCTTTCACATCGGCCTGCAAAAAACATTTGGATTAACGATTGGCCTATGGTCTCAGATCGTAGGAGTCGTTGTCATTTTCGCCACGTATTTGGTGGCAAAAATCAAGCCTAATTTTGGAATGTTCTTAAATATGATTTGCTTTGGTGTTTTTCTCGATCTTATCTTATGGTTGGATTTTATTCCTGAGGTGCAATCAATCTGGGCGAGGCTCTTGATGTTTCTTACAGGCGTTGTTGTTTTGGCTGTCGGGATCGGGATGTATTTGTCTCCTTCTCTTGGAGCTGGTCCGCGTGACAGCTTCATGCTTGCGATGAACGAACGTCTTGGCTGGAGTATCCAGCGAGTCCGCCTTATCATAGAAGTAACCGTTTTACTTGCAGGCGCTGCTTTGGGCGGACCTGTGTCAATCGGCACGATACTAATCGCGCTATTAACGGGACCAATGATTCAACGGACGATTCCGTTTTGGCGTCAAGTTATGAGAAAGCAGTATGGTCTGCCAGACCCAGTTGAAAGACAAGCGAGCTAA
- a CDS encoding YjcZ family sporulation protein: MSLFNGGFDDFALILVLFVLLVIVACSCD, translated from the coding sequence ATGAGTCTGTTCAACGGAGGATTTGACGACTTTGCTTTAATACTGGTGTTGTTCGTATTGCTCGTTATCGTTGCTTGCTCTTGCGATTAA
- a CDS encoding stage VI sporulation protein F, with protein sequence MAKAKGKAKAKVKLKAKGSPRDLLKSINKKSKKKWTMGDVRSLAKDFSMKDLKDDKKLSELIKKVSKAVGVKLSDQQMSSVKKQVHDRLG encoded by the coding sequence ATGGCAAAAGCAAAAGGAAAAGCAAAGGCAAAAGTCAAGCTCAAAGCGAAGGGCAGTCCACGTGATTTATTGAAATCCATTAACAAGAAAAGCAAGAAAAAATGGACGATGGGTGATGTACGATCGCTGGCCAAAGACTTCTCCATGAAAGACTTGAAGGACGACAAGAAATTAAGCGAGCTAATCAAAAAAGTCAGCAAGGCGGTCGGTGTCAAATTATCCGACCAGCAAATGTCCAGTGTAAAAAAACAAGTACACGATCGCCTCGGATAA
- a CDS encoding S8 family peptidase produces MKIVSFHRDTPFTEILSDLKTKVLTKTERLPWRCYDDLSCLCVKQKIFEQHEELFRRYKAMVEENITVSVHAQGEDEIPWGVQYVGAQRLWRKGRGAGVKVAVIDTGISRDHFDLKDQIKGGIQLVRGKQNGHGTHVAGIIVAEMNQRGIVGVSPEAHLYDVRAFDHEGQSSLSTILQALQWSIANKMDVVNMSFGMPQYSEAMARAVNRAHQQGIVLVASAGNGGGEAEYPARYDGVLGVSAIDQTGKLASFSARGKGVNMKAPGVDILSTWPGNQFKKLNGTSMAAPHIAGLKALEIGRKRKKSIAFL; encoded by the coding sequence TTGAAAATTGTCAGCTTTCATCGGGATACGCCGTTTACCGAGATACTGTCAGATTTGAAAACCAAGGTTCTGACTAAAACCGAGAGACTTCCATGGCGATGCTATGATGACCTTTCTTGCTTGTGTGTCAAACAAAAGATATTTGAGCAGCATGAGGAGCTTTTTCGAAGGTATAAAGCGATGGTGGAAGAGAACATTACCGTAAGCGTCCATGCGCAAGGGGAGGATGAAATCCCGTGGGGCGTTCAATATGTGGGAGCACAGAGATTGTGGCGAAAGGGGCGCGGAGCAGGCGTCAAGGTCGCTGTCATCGATACGGGAATCTCCCGCGATCACTTTGACTTGAAGGATCAAATAAAGGGCGGCATCCAGCTAGTGCGCGGCAAACAAAATGGACACGGGACACATGTCGCAGGGATTATCGTAGCTGAGATGAACCAAAGGGGTATTGTCGGAGTTTCTCCAGAGGCCCATTTGTATGACGTCCGTGCTTTTGATCATGAAGGTCAATCATCGTTGTCGACCATTTTGCAGGCCCTGCAATGGTCAATTGCCAATAAGATGGATGTGGTCAACATGAGCTTTGGCATGCCCCAGTATAGCGAAGCAATGGCGAGAGCAGTTAATCGGGCCCATCAGCAAGGAATCGTACTGGTAGCTTCGGCAGGCAACGGAGGGGGAGAAGCGGAGTATCCAGCGCGGTACGATGGTGTCTTAGGGGTTAGTGCGATTGATCAAACGGGAAAATTGGCATCGTTCAGTGCGAGAGGCAAGGGCGTAAATATGAAGGCACCCGGGGTTGATATTTTGTCTACGTGGCCGGGGAATCAGTTTAAAAAGCTGAATGGTACTTCGATGGCTGCCCCGCATATTGCAGGACTGAAGGCGTTAGAAATTGGTCGCAAGCGAAAAAAAAGCATAGCGTTCCTATAA
- a CDS encoding YaiI/YqxD family protein, producing the protein MSKGRVLIDADACPRQALLTAQALCKELDWICLTFASYNHQIGNANHVTVDAGPQAVDMKLANETSSGDVVVTQDIGLAALILGKRAHAMTPHGMVFDPERIAFHLEERNEKARYRRGGGRTKGPAARTREDDQRFAESLRFLMERGDQQ; encoded by the coding sequence ATGTCAAAAGGACGTGTTCTTATCGATGCGGATGCTTGTCCGCGCCAGGCTCTCTTAACTGCCCAAGCATTGTGCAAGGAGCTCGACTGGATCTGTTTGACCTTTGCCAGCTATAATCATCAAATCGGCAACGCAAATCATGTAACAGTAGATGCCGGCCCACAAGCGGTAGATATGAAGCTGGCGAACGAAACGAGTTCAGGAGATGTCGTGGTGACGCAAGATATTGGTCTGGCAGCGCTCATTCTCGGGAAGAGAGCCCATGCAATGACACCGCACGGGATGGTTTTTGACCCGGAACGGATTGCGTTTCATTTGGAAGAACGAAATGAAAAAGCGAGATATCGGCGCGGGGGAGGTCGTACAAAGGGGCCTGCTGCTCGCACGCGTGAAGACGATCAGCGATTTGCTGAGTCCTTGCGCTTTTTGATGGAAAGAGGAGATCAACAATGA
- a CDS encoding phosphatase PAP2 family protein, with protein sequence MNQTTRKNGYVGGALTFAVLATIMFALYVAGKVAGMDQAAIAFAEAIRSEIGTAFFRLVTILGGGMFLVPVAVMMIAVLYIKKYRVEAMFVLISLGVSEVANELLKLFFARPRPSGVNLVELPESFSFPSGHAMIGPAFYCMVAFWIAQWFAEKRWSSLVQPAVFIFVALLAFSRVYLGVHYVSDVLTGFFLSMCWYFLLRLGYEEWMGRRSTVVDPIPHSR encoded by the coding sequence ATGAATCAGACAACGAGAAAAAATGGATATGTAGGCGGAGCACTAACGTTTGCTGTTCTTGCTACGATTATGTTTGCCCTCTACGTAGCGGGGAAAGTAGCAGGTATGGATCAAGCTGCCATCGCATTTGCGGAGGCGATCCGCTCGGAGATTGGGACCGCTTTTTTCCGATTGGTAACCATTCTGGGCGGAGGCATGTTCCTTGTACCAGTAGCGGTAATGATGATCGCTGTCCTGTACATAAAGAAATATCGAGTGGAGGCAATGTTTGTTCTCATTTCCCTCGGTGTCAGTGAAGTTGCAAATGAACTCTTAAAGCTGTTCTTTGCCAGACCTAGACCGAGTGGCGTCAATCTGGTTGAGCTGCCAGAGTCCTTTTCGTTTCCGAGCGGTCATGCGATGATTGGACCAGCCTTTTATTGCATGGTTGCATTTTGGATTGCCCAATGGTTTGCGGAGAAAAGATGGTCGTCGCTCGTACAGCCTGCGGTTTTTATTTTCGTAGCATTGCTCGCGTTCAGCCGTGTGTACTTGGGCGTTCATTATGTAAGTGATGTGCTTACCGGCTTTTTCCTGTCGATGTGCTGGTATTTTCTCCTTCGTCTTGGCTATGAAGAATGGATGGGGAGACGAAGCACGGTCGTCGACCCCATACCGCATTCCAGATAA
- a CDS encoding LysR family transcriptional regulator: protein MDFEQLRAFYTLAQTKNFTKAAEMLHLVQSTVTMRIKQLEEKVGKPLFIRDKRSVEITQAGLTLLPYAERILKLSHEALNEVASLQPYEDYLSIGSLNAIWTSTLEPILKEYHYRYPQIAISTKTGHSSDVIQYLLDNVIQIGIVYVPPSLPNFDVIPTWDDEIVLVCCPESPIAASTHVDSRELRNLPLLYMNWGPPFNEWIRQTLPRNYVPKLTVDKAELAIDLIKEGLGVSLLTRSTVKAELAAGTLKELIITGNKPPKRSAYIVLPKDKKNKPSVEKWLSLMSELGYST, encoded by the coding sequence ATGGACTTCGAACAATTACGCGCTTTCTACACATTGGCCCAAACGAAAAATTTCACCAAGGCTGCGGAAATGCTCCACTTAGTCCAGTCTACGGTGACAATGCGAATCAAGCAACTGGAAGAAAAAGTTGGCAAACCTCTTTTCATTCGTGATAAAAGAAGTGTTGAGATTACCCAAGCGGGATTAACCCTTTTACCGTATGCGGAGAGAATCCTCAAACTGTCCCATGAAGCGCTAAATGAAGTCGCTTCACTCCAGCCTTATGAAGATTATTTATCGATCGGCAGCTTAAACGCGATCTGGACTTCTACCCTCGAGCCGATCTTGAAAGAGTACCACTATCGGTATCCACAAATTGCGATCAGCACCAAGACAGGGCATTCGTCCGATGTCATCCAGTATTTGCTGGACAACGTGATTCAAATCGGAATTGTGTACGTCCCCCCATCCTTGCCCAATTTTGATGTTATTCCAACGTGGGATGATGAAATTGTCTTGGTTTGCTGTCCAGAGAGCCCCATTGCCGCATCTACACACGTCGATTCGCGCGAGCTGCGCAATCTGCCGCTGCTGTACATGAATTGGGGCCCTCCTTTTAACGAGTGGATTAGACAGACACTGCCGCGTAATTACGTCCCCAAGCTGACAGTAGACAAAGCAGAGCTCGCCATCGATCTGATCAAAGAAGGTCTCGGCGTTAGCCTGTTAACACGCTCTACCGTCAAAGCCGAGCTTGCGGCAGGTACCTTGAAGGAACTGATTATAACTGGCAATAAGCCTCCCAAACGCTCGGCGTACATCGTCTTGCCGAAGGACAAAAAAAATAAACCCAGCGTAGAAAAATGGCTGAGTTTAATGAGTGAATTAGGATATTCCACCTAG